DNA from Flavobacterium aestivum:
TTTCAATACTAATTAATAAAAACATAGACTTATTTCAATATGAGTATAGAAAAAATTACACATAGGTTATGTAAATACATGGAATACAAAGGATTGAATCCTAACAATATTACCGTTGACGCAGGCTTATCTGTAGGATTAATTGGTAAAGCCATTAAGAATTCAGCTGGTTTGAACTCAGATACTATAGAAAAAATTCTACATTCTTATATAGACTTAAATCCTATTTGGTTTGTTTTAGGAGAGGGTGAGATGTTAAAACCAAATGTGCAGGATATGTCACACTTTGAAAATGTCACAAAAACTGTCACATTTTCGGAAGAAACGAAAAATAAAGAAAATGTATCACTTTTAGTAAATGAGGACAAATCTGTTTTGTCTAGCAAAATGCCAAAGATTGTTACTGTAAGTGAAAGCGGGAAGGATAATGTAGTACTGGTACCTACTAAAGCTGCAGCTGGGTATTTATTAGGTTATGGAGATCCACACTTTGTACAGACATTACCAACCTTTAGTTTGCCAAATATTCAGAATGGTACTTTTAGAATGTTTCAAGTATCAGGTCATTCTATGTATCCAACTTTAAACGATGGGTCTTATGTAGTTGGTGAATGGGTAGAGAATTGGATTAAAGACATAAAAGACAATCGTATATATGTGATTGTCAGTAATGATGGTATTCTTGTTAAGCGTGTTTTAAACCGTTTGAAAAAATATGACAATTTATATTTGAAATCAGATAATAGAAAGGAGTATCCTAATATATCTCTAGAGACATATCATATAAAAGAAGTCTGGGCTGTAAAAATGCACCTTTCTTTTGAATTACCTGACCCAACCGTATTATATGACCGTGTAGGGGACTTAGAAGCTGAAATCGACCATATAAAATCACTTTTAAAAAGCAAAAATTAAACCATTCATTTGACTAACTTTAATTTTCGACCTTTTTTATTAAAGAAGAATTAAACCTTTTTAAACCTTTTTTAGTATTAATGTCTTAGTTTATAGTGTATGTTTGGTATTGCCCCTAATAATCCGTTGCTTTATAGTGACTTCCAGGCTTTTTATATAATAACCTTTGCCAAGAATGGCATAGATAATTCCTCTTTTTTTTAATTCTTCATAGGCTTGTAATACCGTGTCTCGAGATAAAGAAAAGGCTATGCAGACTTTATTTATAGAAGGTAATTTTTCATCTTTTTTCAGTTTTTTATCCTCGATTGCTTTTTCAACAGAGTAAACTATTTGTTTGTATTTAGGTATTCCTAGATTATTCTGAATTGAGATTATTTTCATAAAATAATATTTTTTTGCAATATACGAAAAAAAACCGGTAGGTACCGGTATGCAGTACAGTCTGATTGTTATATTTTTGGATTTCATTTTTCACAAACAAACAATGGAAATAAAAAACATACCGCATTTTATTATGGATTCTACAGCAGAATTGTTTGGAATATTGCCTAATGACGTTGCTGTTCATTCTTATGAATTAGTTAATAAAAATGGAATGCAAGTAAAAATTATTAATTATGGAGCGACAGTGACATCATTAAAAATTCCATTGGAAGATGATAAAACAGTTGATGTTGTTTTAGGATTTGACAATTTAGAGGCATACCTAAAATCATTCGATTTAGAAAGTGCACCATATTTGGGAGCAACGGTTGGCAGATATGCAGGTCGCATCAATAATGGTACTTTTGAACTGAATGGTAAAGTATATGGTCTGAATATCAATAACAATAAACATGCTCTTCATGGCGGTTTTTTAGGTTTCAGTAAAGTGGTTTGGGAAGTTAAAGCCATAAAGCAAGAGGATAATCCATCGATAACTTTAGTGTATGAAAGTCAAAATAATGACGAAAATTATCCGGGAGATTTATCAGTAGAGTTAACATATAAGTTGTCTGAAGAAAATGAATTGATTATTGAATATCGTGCTACATCTACAGAAGATACAATTGTAAACCTAACCCATCACAGTTATTTTAATTTAGATGGGCACAATTCAGATGTTTCTAACTTAGAAATGAGTGTGAATTCTAAAGAAATTTTAGAAACTACAGATGAGAATATCCCAACTGGTAAGTTTTTAGATGTTACTAATTCATTTTTTGATTTTTCATCATTCAAAAATTGCCCAGCTAAAATTGATACTACTTTTATTTTAAATCAAGGAAAGGATTTAGCAGCTTCTCTTTTTAGCAAAAAGAACAAGTTAAAAATGTCTGTTTATACAGATCAACCAGCTGTTCATGTTTATGTTGGAGGAAATTGTGAAGACATTCATGGAAAAGAAGATGTGTTTTACCATTCTTTAAGTGGTATTTGTTTTGAAACCCAGAATTTTCCGGATGCTCCTAATCACAAGCATTTCCCGAGTTCAGTTCTAAAGAAGAACGCAGTCTATGAGCATAAAACCACATATAAATTTGAAATTCTTTAAAATAAACTAACCACTAAACTATTACTGAAAAATTTCTATGAAAAAAATAATACTTCTATTAGCACTTACAACCTTGTTTTGTGAAGCTAATGCGCAAGATGGACAAATTCAGATTGAAACTCAAAGTACTGCTTTGATTTTGAAAGCAGGAAAGAATGGCTTGCTTTATCAAGCCTATTTGGGAACAAAGCTAAAAGGGAATTCAGGATACAATACACTTTCAAAGGAAAACACAAAAACATTTGTTATAAATGATGGAAATCCGTTGGTTAATTTAAGGCACCAAGCGTATCCAACATATGGAACTGACAACTTATTTGAGTCTGCTATTAGAATGACTCATAATGATGGGAATCCATCTCTGGAATTAACGTATGTAAGTCATCGTACAGAAAAAATTGATGCTAATACCACAGAAACTATTATAAAACTAAAAGACCAAGTGTATCCAGTAGAAGTGACGCTTCATTATAAAGCTTTTTACAATGAAAACGTGATTGAGCAATGGACAGAAATTCAGCATCACGAAAAGAAACCGGTTATGTTATATAACTATGCGTCTTCTATGTTGCATTTTGATGCAGATCGCTATTGGTTAACTCAATTTCATGGAGATTGGGCCAAAGAAGTTCGCATGCAGGAAAGTGAATTGACTAGCGGTACGAAAGTTATTGACTCAAAATTAGGAGTTCGTAACAATATGTACCAAACACCAGTTTTCTTTTTATCTCTTAACTCTAAAGCCGATGAAAATTCAGGAGAACTTGTGGCAGGAACGATTGCATGGTCGGGAAATTTTAAGTTAGCTTTTGAGTTAGACAATAAAAATTCACTTAGAATAAGTTCAGGGATAAACCCATTTGCTTCAGAATACAGTCTTCAGCCAGAAAAAGTATTTACTACACCTTCATTTATTTATACTTTTTCTAATAAAGGAAAAGGGCAGGCGAGTAGAAACTTACATACATGGGCTAGAAAATATGGAATTAAAGATGGTGAAAAAACCCGTTTGACATTGTTAAACAATTGGGAAACGACCTTTTTTAATTTTGATGAAAAGAAATTGACAGATATGTTTACGGATTCAAAAACGCTAGGTGTTGACATGTTCTTATTAGATGATGGTTGGTTTGGGAATAAATATCCTAGAAGTGGAGATAAATCCGGTCTAGGAGATTGGCAAGCTACTAAAACAAAATTGCCTAATGGTATTGGTTTCTTGATGCAAGAAGCTGAGAAAACAGGAATAAAATTCGGAATTTGGATCGAGCCGGAGATGGTTAATCCTAAGAGTGAATTATATGAAAAACATCCGGATTGGGTTTTAAAATTGCCTAATAGACCAGAAAGTTATTATCGTACTCAATTGGTTCTGGATTTATGTAATCCGCAAGTGCAAGATTTTGTATTCAAAACTGTAGATGACATTATGCAAACTAATTCAGGTGTAGCCTTTTTTAAATGGGACTGTAACCGAATGATGACTAGCGCCTATTCAACTTATCTTAAGAATCAACAATCACATTTATTTATTGAATATACAAACGGTTTATATAAAGTTTTAGACCGAATTAAAACAAAATATCCGAATCTGCCTATGATGCTTTGCTCAGGTGGAGGAGGAAGAACGGATTATGCTTTCCTGAAATATTTTACAGAGTTTTGGGCAAGTGATAATACAGATCCGTACAATAGAGTCTTCATACAATGGGGGTATTCTCAGTTCTTTCCAGCCTTTTCAATTTGTAATCACGTAACATCATGGGGTAATCAATCCATTAAGTTCAAAACCGACGTTGCCATGATGGGTAAATTAGGATTTGATATTAATGTGAAAGAACTTAAAGAGAAAGAACTGAAGTACTGCCAGGATGCTGTTGCTAATTATAAGCGATTGAGTCCAGTAATTTGGCATGGTGACATGTACAGAATTATCTCTCCTTATGATGAAAGCCGTGCAGTATTGATGTATGTTAACGAGGCAAAAAGTAAGGCAGTGATGTTTTCTTATACATTACATCCGCTTTATGATCCACAATATAACGCTGTTCGCTTTCAAGGTTTAGATCCAAATAAAACTTATAAAGTAGAGGAAATAAACTTGATGCCAGAAGGCAAAAAATCTTTCGAAGAATCTGGGGAATCATTTACAGGAGATTATTTAATGAATGTTGGTTTACGAGTTTCTTCATCTAAGGTAGAAACGAGTGTTGTTCTAGAAGTTACGGAAATATAGTGAAATGACTGAGATCAAGTTGTTTGACTTCGTAAGCAGATAATTTTTAAAAATAAAAGAGGGATAGTGCAAAAGATTAAAAATGAAGAAAGTTTTATCAAGCTTTTGATTAAATTTAAATAAATGAATGATATATTAATAAAAAAAACAACTGCCTTTTTCGAAGAAACTTTTAGCTCTTCACCTGAAAAAATGGTGCTTTCTCCAGGGAGAATAAACATTATAGGCGAACATATTGATTATAATGACGGATATGTTTTACCTGCGGCAATTGATAAAATCATCTGTTTTGCTTTCGAAAAAAACAATTCAAAACAATCCAAAATAATTGCTATAGATTTGGATGATGAATTTGAAATTGATCTTACAAAGACCGTTGAATTAGATGAAAAAGTTTGGACCAATTATTTCCGAGGAGTTATTAATCAATTGAAGATAAGTGGATTTTCTTTTGAAGGATTCAATTGTGTTTTTAGCAGTAATATTCCGGTTGGTTCAGGATTGTCCTCTTCTGCAGCTTTAGAATGTGGCTTTCTATATGGAATTAATTCTCTTTTTAATTTGAACATAAAACCAATCGATATTGCCTTAATGAGTCAAAAGGCAGAGCATTGGGTTGGTATCAATTGCGGAATAATGGATCAGTTTTCGAGCGTTATGGGCTTAGAGAATAAAGTTATAAAGATTGATTGCAAGACATTAGATTTTGAATATCATGATGCCAATTTCAATGATTATTCTTTGATTTTATTTGATAGTAATGTTAAGCATTCATTGTTTACCTCGGCTTATAACACAAGAAGAGAGGAATGTGATGAAGGACTTTCAATAATCAAAAAACATTTCCCGGAAATAAACAGTTTTAGAGATTGTTCGGAAAAACATGTGCTGAGTTTGGAAGATAAAATGAGTTCAGAAGTATTTAAAAGAAGTCATTTTGTAGTAAAAGAAATAGGACGTGTCACAAAAGCATGCGAAGCATTAGATAAAGGAGAAATCGAAGTTTTAGGACAACTGATGTTTGAAACGCATCATGGGTTATCGTCAGAGTATGAAGTAAGTTGTGCCGAGTTAGACTTTTTGGTGGATACTGCAAAGAAAGAAAACTCAGTAATAGGATCTAGATTAATGGGAGGCGGCTTTGGTGGTTGTACCATAAACTTGATTCAGAAAGGGCAGGAAGATATTATAAAAGCAAAAGTCTCTAAATTGTATTTTGAGACTTTTAATATAGAATTGAAAATTTATGATGTAAAGATTGGAAATGGTACATCATTGTATAATAGGAATTAAATGAAGAATTTTGATATAAATGAAGATCCGCACAGACGCTTTAACCCATTAATTAACGAATGGGTTTTGGTTTCACCACATCGTGCGAAACGTCCTTGGCAAGGACAAAACGAAGCTGTTGCTTTTGAAACATTGCCTGAATATGACCCAGAATGTTATTTATGTGCAGGGAATGTCCGAGCTAATGGGATGGTAAATCCTGCGTATGAAGATTGTTTTGTTTTTGAAAATGATTTTGCTGCCTTAAAGCAGGATGAAATAGCATTTGAAGTAGAAACAAAAGACCCAATTTCTGGAGAGCAAGCGAAGCCAACTTTTTTCAAGGCACAACCAGAGAGAGGTATTTCGAGAGTGGTATGTTTTTCACCAAAACATAATTTGACATTACCAGAGATGAGCGTCAAGGCTATTGAAAATATTATTCATACTTGGCAAATGGAATATACCTCTTTGGGGAAAATAGATTATATCAATCACGTTCAGATTTTTGAAAACAAAGGAAGTATCATGGGGTGCAGTAATCCGCATCCTCATGGGCAAATTTGGGCGCAGTCGTCCTTGCCAACTTCAGTAGAAAAAACACAGAATAATCTAAAAGCCTATTATGATAAATATGGCAGCAATCTTTTGCAGGATTATTTGCAGGAAGAGTTGAGGCTGAATGAAAGAATTGTTATTGAGAACGATCATTTTGTGGCTTTAGTTCCTTTTTGGGCCATTTGGCCTTTTGAAACTATGATTATCAGCAAACGTCATATTTTGAAAATTACGGATTTTACAGCAGCAGAAACTTATGCTTTTGCAACAATCCTAAAACAATTAACCACTAAATACGATAATCTTTTTAAGACATCGTTTCCATACTCATCAGGAATTCATCAAGCTCCAACAGATGGTGAGTTACATTCGGAATGGCAATTTCATATGCATTTTTATCCACCATTATTACGTTCAGCATCAGTAAAGAAGTTTATGGTAGGTTATGAAATGCTTGGCGAATCACAAAGAGATATCACACCGGAAAAAAGTGTTGAAATCTTAAAGAGTCAGTCCGAAATTCATTATAAACAATTAGTATAATTTAAAATTTAACCAAAAGAACAAACCAATGAAAACATTGCAATTATATGATTACCTAGTTTTTTTATTTTATTTCTTTGTAGTCGCAGGATATGGATATTCGGTTTATAGACGTAAGAAGAGTGCTAAATTAACTGCCTCTCACGACTATTTTTTGGCTGAGGGATCTTTGACTTGGTGGGCTATCGGAACTTCATTGATAGCTTCGAACATTTCTTCTGAACAGTTTATAGCCATGTCTGGAAATGGTTTCAAAATGGGATTAGCTATCGCTACTTATGAGTGGATGGCTGCAGCCACACTGATAATTGTCGCTATCTTTTTTATTCCAGTTTACTTAAAGAATAAAATCTATACGATGCCTCAGTTTTTGAGCGAAAGATACAATGGAAGCGTTGCCATGATTATGGCTGTTTTCTGGTTGCTATTGTATGTAATTGTAAACTTAACTTCAATACTTTATTTGGGGGCATTGGCCATTAATGGAATTTCCGGTATTAATGTTGATTTGTGCATGTATGGATTGGCATTTTTTGCAATTATAATTGCTTTGGGAGGAATGAAAGTGATTGGATATACTGATGTTATTCAGGTTGTGTTTTTGATTTTTGGAGGTTTGGTAACAACTTATTTAGCCTTAGACAAAGTGGCCGAATTAAACGGACAAAGCGGTATGGTAAATGGATTCAATTACATGATGAATCAATCTGGAGATCATTTTCATATGATATTCAAAAAAGACAACGCAAACTTTCCTAGTTTACCGGGATTAACAGTATTGTTTGGAGGTATGTGGATCGTGAATTTAAATTACTGGGGTTGTAATCAATATATTACTCAAAGAGCTTTGGGGGCTGATTTAAAAACAGCACGTGGTGGAATTTTGTTTGCTGCTTTCTTAAAATTATTGATGCCAGTTATAGTTGTTTTACCAGGTATTGCCGCTTACGTAATTCATATGAAAGGCGGATTGCAAACAGAATTGTTAGGAGCAGATGGTGTATTGAACCCAGACAGAGCTTATCCTGTATTACTAAACTTATTACCAGTTGGATTAAAAGGACTTTCTTTTGCAGCACTGACCGCAGCAGTTGTTGCGTCATTGGCAGGGAAAGTAAACAGTATTTCGACCATTTTTACTTTGGATATCTTCAAGAAAAAAATTCAAGTAGATGCCAGCGAAAAGAAAATGGTACGAGTAGGGAAAATAACTGTTGTTGTGGCTATGTTAATTGCAGTTGTAATTGCACCTTTTTTAGGAATTGATAAAAAAGGAGGATTTGAATTTATTCAGGAATATACCGGATTTGTAAGTCCTGGTATTTTCGCGATGTTTATTATGGGATTCTTCTGGAAAAAGACCAGTTCAAACGCAGCAATGTTTGCTACAATAGGAGGTTTTGTATTATCAGTATTTTTTAAATTCTTGCCAAGATTTATGAATTTAGAATTTTTGAATAGTACCGGATTTGCTGTTTTGGTAGAGCAAAAGGATAAAACAATGGCTTATGAAATTCCTTTTATTGATAGAATGGGGTTTGTATTTGCAATATGCGTTTTATTGATGATTGTGATTAGTATAATCGATAACAGGAGAGGTGTTGCTGTAAAAGGATTAGAAGTAGATACAAAAATGTTTAAGATCAACAACGGTTTCGCCGTAGGTTGTATGATTATAACCGGGATTCTAGTCGCGTTATATTCAATTTTTTGGTAAGAAAGTTTTAAGTTAGTTATTTTTGATTTGTTTGAAAAGTGTGAAGTCAATTTATTTGATTTCACATTTTTTTTATAACATAGGTCACAATTCCCCAAATGATTAATTGATTTTCTTCGGTTACCTTTATGGGTTGGTAATTTGGGTTTTCGGGCATGAGATAAAGACAATCAGTTTCTAGCTTAATGCGTTTTACGGTAAATTCACCATCAATAAAGCAAATTGCTATTTTGTTGTTTTGTGGTTCTAAACTTCGGTCAACAACCAATACGTCTCTGTCATTTATTCCCGCATCTATCATAGAATTTCCGTTGACTCTGATATAAAATGTTGCCAAAGGATTTTCACTTAATGCGGTGTTTAAGTCAATATTGGTTTCCATAAAGTCTGCTGCTGGCGATGGAAATCCTGCCGAAACACCATCTGGAATGAAAGGAATTTTCAACTCACTTTCAAAGTCAGGTAGAAAAAAGGTTAGCTTTTGGTTTTTGTTTATTGACATTTTATTTCGAGAATCTCTTTAAAATCAGTAGTGTATTTTGGAGATAAATAATTTTGGTTCATATTCCAGGTTAGACTCAAATTTTGGGTAGCCAGCTTTACTTTGGTACTTCCAATTTTTACATTGAGTTGATCCATTACTTTCATCAAAGCCAAATGTTTTGGGTTTTCCTCTTCAAACAATTGCAATTGCTTTTTGTCTTCGTCAATGAGTTCGGTGAGAATCACTCCAGCTTTTTTGAATTTTATATCACCATTTCCATTATGCAGTTTCTTTAGCATTTCTATTGCTGCATTTGCTATTGTTATGGTAGAGTTTGTTGCAAATGGTAAAGTCACAGCCATATTAAAATAATACTTTGAAGTTTGCACCGTGTGTTTGTCTACTACCAGCATTACAATTATAGTGTGACAACAGGATTTTTGTTTTCGCAATTTCTCTGCACAAACAGCTGCAAAAGTAGCAACACGTTCTCTCAATGAATCAAAATCCGAAATTTGCTTAGGAAAACTTCTTGTGGTAGCAATACTTTTCTTTTGGTCATGAATGGGTTCTAAACCCAAAACGGATTTTCCCTCTAATTCGCATTTTAGGCGAAGACCAATAACTCCCATTTCTTTTCTGATCCAATTCTCATGTTGAGGTGCAATAAAATCCAGTGCAGTTTTAATATTGCGTATTCTTGCTTTTTTGATGGTTCTGTATCCAATACCCCAAACATCTTCTATTTTGGTCCATTTTAATGCTTTGATTCGCTTTTCGTCGGTGTCAATTACATAAACGCCTTGAGTTTTATCTTCAAATTTCTTGGCAATTTTGTTGGCAACTTTAGACAAAGCTTTTGTTGGTGCAAATCCGATACATGTTGGGATTCCCACCCATTTTTGTACACGGCTTTTCATCTGGATGCCATAATTATGATAATCCAAAATAGTAAGACCGTCAAAGTTTAGAAAAGCTTCGTCAATACTATAAATTTCTACATTAGGAGTAAACTGTTCTAAGATTGACATTACCCGATTGCTCAAATCGCCATAAAGAGGATAATTAGACGAAAATAACTTTACGTTTTTTTCTTTTACTAATTCTCTGATTTTAAATGTTGGCGCTCCCATAGGGATTCCTACGGCTTTGGCTTCTTCACTTCTGGAAATTACACAGCCGTCGTTGTTTGATAATATGGCAACAGGCTTTCCTACGAATTGAGGTTGAAAGACCCTTTCGCATGAAGCATAAAAATTATTACAATCAACTAAAGCATACATGACACAAAATTACTCATTAGGAACAGATGTGAGTTCGTAACAAAAGTTTATTTTGAGGATTGTTGATAAGTAGTTTTTGGAGCTATTTCCTGCTGTACGTTACAATCTTTTGGGTCGAACCCCGACCCAAAAGGATTTTCACTACCATCAGGGCTAGTCAATAGCTATTTGAATTCAATGAAATTTCAGATTATTTGCAACCATCAATTCCACAACTATCAGCATTGGTTGTGTTTTGAAGAATAATTTTCGAATTAAAATTTCCGTCTTCCCATGCTTTTTCCAATGTTTTTAAGAATGTTTCCGGGTGTTGTGCTCCAGAAACGGCATACTTATTATCAAAAACAAAAAAGGGCACACCCGTTACACCAATGGCTTGTGCTTCATCTTGATCTTGAATGACCTCGCTGGTATATAAATTAGAATTCAATACGTTGTCTATCTCTTCTTTTTTTAGACCAACTTCCAAACCAAGATTCGTTAATGTTGCCAGATCATTAACATCTTTACCTTGGGTAAAATAGGCTTTAAACAATAGCTCTTCGAATGCATCGCCGAAATCGTATTTTTTGGCTAAATGAGAAAGTCGATGAGCATTGAGCGAATTGGCAAGAATTACGTTCTCAAAATGATAATCCAAACCTACTGCTTTTGCTTGTTGCGTAACACTATCATGCATGGCAACAGACCAATCTCTGTCGCGATTGTATTTTTTGGCTAAGTGATCTATAGTATTGTCTCCAGATTTAGGATTTGATGTTGGGTCTAATTGAAAACTTTTCCATTCAATTGTCACAGCATCTTTGTTTTCAAATTGTGACAAAGCCTCTTCGAATTTTCTTTTTCCAATATAGCAAAACGGACACATTACATCCGACCAGATTTGTATTTTTAGTTTATTATCCATTGTCTGCATTTTTATTTGGCAAGCCAAATGATTTTTTGAAATGCAAAATTAAACAATTCAGTATGAGACTCTTTTTGTTTTAGGATTTTATTGGGAATTTGGACTTTATGATAAAGCCTTTCATGGCTTTTTTTCGCTTATATATCATAGGTTTCAGATAATTTTGTATTAATTTTTATTGTTCTGTTATTCTAAATTTGATATCCACTTTATGAATTTATTGTACTGAAAACTGTCTTTTCAGATGGATATGGCATTTTTTTAGACAAAAAGCTAAGAAGTGTTCTCTGCATAGTGCGGATTATTGTAATTATAAAAAAGATAGAATGCAATTCAGATTATTTGAAAAACCAGTTTATGTAAACAGACGTTCCGTTTTAAAAACAAATGTAGGGTCTGGTTTAATCGTTTTAATGGGCAATGAGGAAAGTAGTATGAACTACGAACACAATTGGTATCCATACAGACAAGATAGTAGTTTCCTTTATTATTTTGGGTTAAACACAACTGGACTAGCTGCCGTTATTGATGTTGAAAGCGGTGAAGAAATCATTTTTGGTAATGAACTAACGATTGATGATATTGTTTGGACTGGACCTTTACCTTCTATCAGCGAAATGGCATTAGAAGTTGGTGTAACTGTTACTCGGCCATATAACGCTATCGAGCAGACAATACGTTCTGCTTTGGCTTCTGGTAGAAAAGTTCATATTTTACCTCCATACCGCCCAGAAAATAAAATTAAATTATCTGAATGGTTTCGTGTACCGGTTAGTGGTTTATCCGAGTTAGTTTCGGTTACCTTAATTAAAGCAATTGTAAATCAACGTTCTTATAAAGAGGCTCGAGAAGTTGCCGAAATGCATCAAGCTACATTGACTAGTGGGAAAATGCACTTGGCTGCCATGCGTTATGCAAGACCAGGAATGAAAGAATATGAAGTGATGGCTAAAGTAAAAGAAGTAGCTTATGCAAATAATAGTGCTATTTCATTCAATCCAATTGTGACCATACACGGAGAAACATTGCATAATCTGTATAGTGCTAATACTATTCGCGAGGGCCAAATGATTTTATGTGATGCAGGTGCTAGTAATGATATGAACTATGCAGGGGACCTTACTTGTACTTTTCCGGTTGGAGCAAAATTTACTTCAAAACAAAAAGATGTTTACGAAATAGTCTTGAATTCTCATAATACAGCAATTTCCATGTTGAAACCAGGCGTATTGTATAAAGATGTTTATTTAACCGCCTGTCAAAAAATTGTTGAAGGTATGCAATCGCTTGGTTTAATGAAAGGAAATGCTCAAGATGCTGTTGCCGCAGGAGCACATGCATTGTTCTTTCAATGTGGGTTAGGTCATATGATAGGTTTGGATGTTCACGATATGGAAGATTTGGGTGAACAATATGTGGG
Protein-coding regions in this window:
- a CDS encoding aminopeptidase P family protein, encoding MQFRLFEKPVYVNRRSVLKTNVGSGLIVLMGNEESSMNYEHNWYPYRQDSSFLYYFGLNTTGLAAVIDVESGEEIIFGNELTIDDIVWTGPLPSISEMALEVGVTVTRPYNAIEQTIRSALASGRKVHILPPYRPENKIKLSEWFRVPVSGLSELVSVTLIKAIVNQRSYKEAREVAEMHQATLTSGKMHLAAMRYARPGMKEYEVMAKVKEVAYANNSAISFNPIVTIHGETLHNLYSANTIREGQMILCDAGASNDMNYAGDLTCTFPVGAKFTSKQKDVYEIVLNSHNTAISMLKPGVLYKDVYLTACQKIVEGMQSLGLMKGNAQDAVAAGAHALFFQCGLGHMIGLDVHDMEDLGEQYVGYSDTLKKSTQFGMKSLRLGRALEPGFALTVEPGIYMIPQLMDQWKAENKFAEFINYNALDGYRDFSGIRVEEDFLITEDGYQQIGERLPITVDEVEAVRAECFETV
- a CDS encoding LexA family protein gives rise to the protein MSINKNQKLTFFLPDFESELKIPFIPDGVSAGFPSPAADFMETNIDLNTALSENPLATFYIRVNGNSMIDAGINDRDVLVVDRSLEPQNNKIAICFIDGEFTVKRIKLETDCLYLMPENPNYQPIKVTEENQLIIWGIVTYVIKKM
- a CDS encoding Y-family DNA polymerase, translating into MYALVDCNNFYASCERVFQPQFVGKPVAILSNNDGCVISRSEEAKAVGIPMGAPTFKIRELVKEKNVKLFSSNYPLYGDLSNRVMSILEQFTPNVEIYSIDEAFLNFDGLTILDYHNYGIQMKSRVQKWVGIPTCIGFAPTKALSKVANKIAKKFEDKTQGVYVIDTDEKRIKALKWTKIEDVWGIGYRTIKKARIRNIKTALDFIAPQHENWIRKEMGVIGLRLKCELEGKSVLGLEPIHDQKKSIATTRSFPKQISDFDSLRERVATFAAVCAEKLRKQKSCCHTIIVMLVVDKHTVQTSKYYFNMAVTLPFATNSTITIANAAIEMLKKLHNGNGDIKFKKAGVILTELIDEDKKQLQLFEEENPKHLALMKVMDQLNVKIGSTKVKLATQNLSLTWNMNQNYLSPKYTTDFKEILEIKCQ
- a CDS encoding DsbA family oxidoreductase, translated to MDNKLKIQIWSDVMCPFCYIGKRKFEEALSQFENKDAVTIEWKSFQLDPTSNPKSGDNTIDHLAKKYNRDRDWSVAMHDSVTQQAKAVGLDYHFENVILANSLNAHRLSHLAKKYDFGDAFEELLFKAYFTQGKDVNDLATLTNLGLEVGLKKEEIDNVLNSNLYTSEVIQDQDEAQAIGVTGVPFFVFDNKYAVSGAQHPETFLKTLEKAWEDGNFNSKIILQNTTNADSCGIDGCK